The genomic segment CGACATCAACGACGATGTGCACGACGCGCTGTTGCAGGTCGTCGATATGCGCCGCGAGCTGCTCGATCAGCTCAACAAACAGCTCGGCAATCAGCTGATGATGGCGATTAACCTGCAAATCAACCAGCAGCAGTTAATGAGCGTCAGCACCAATTTGCAGGAGATGCTCACGCAGCAGATCTTCTGGGTAAACAGCAATAAGCCGATGGACTGGGAGTGGGTAAAAGCGTTCCCGCAGGCGCTACACGGCCAGTTGAAGGCCATGAAAATTACCTTTAACTGGGAAAAAGCCTGGCCTGCGATGTTAAAAGCGCTGCTCGCCGGGCTGCCATTGCTGTTGATCGCGGGGCTGATCCGCTGGCGTTTTCGCTGGATGCGCCAGTACCTGAATAAACTGGCAGGCGAAGTCGGCCAGTTGCGTAACGACAGCCAGCTGCATACGCCGAAAGCAATCCTGATAAACCTCATCCGCGCGCTGCCGGTTTGTCTGATCATTCTGGCGGTGGGGCTGATTCTTTATGTCATGCAGCTGAATATCAGCGATCTGCTCTGGGCATTCAGCAAAGAGCTGGCCATGTTCTGGCTGGTGTTTGGGCTGTGCTGGCGCGTGCTGGAAAAAGACGGCATGGCGGTGAGCCATTTTAATATGCCTGCCACGCTGACCAGCCACTGGCGACGCCAGATTGTGCGGGTGAGCCTGGCGCTGTTGCCGCTGCTGTTCTGGTCGGTGCTGGCGGAGCTGTCGCCGCTGCACCTGATGGATGACGTGCTCGGCCAGAGCATGATTTTCCTGAACCTGCTGCTCATTACCGCGCTGGTCTGGCCGATGGGCCGTGACAGCTGGCGTGATAAAGAGTCGCACACCATGCGACTGGTTACGGTAACGGTACTCTCTTTTGTGCCCATCGCGCTGCTGGTACTGACCGCGACGGGCTATTTCTACACCACACTGCGCCTCGCCGGGCGCTGGATTGATACCGTCTACCTGGTGATCATCTGGAACCTGCTCTATCAGACGGTGCTGCGTGGGTTAAGCGTCGCGGCGCGCCGTATCGCGTATCGCCGCGCTGTGGCGCGTCGTCAGAATATGGTGAAAGAAGGCGCGGAAGGCGCAGAGCCGGTGGAAGAGACTTCGCTCGCGCTCGATCAGGTTAACCAGCAGACGTTGCGTATTACCATGCTGGTGATGTTCGCGCTGTTCGGCGTGGTGTTCTGGGCGATTTGGTCAGATTTGATCACCGTCTTCGCGTATCTCGACAGCATTGTGCTGTGGCATTACAACGGCACCGAAGCGGGCGCGGCAGTGACAAAAAACGTCACTCTCGGCAGCATTTTGTTTGCGGGCGTGGCGTTTATGGTCGCCTGGGCGCTTATCCGCAACTTACCGGGCTTGCTGGAAGTGCTGGTGCTTTCGCGCCTGAAGATGCGTCAGGGCGCGTCGTATGCCATTACGACTATCCTCAATTACGTGATTATCGCGGCGGGCGCCATGACGGTATTCGGCTCGCTCGGCGTGTCGTGGGATAAACTGCAATGGCTGGCGGCGGCGTTATCGGTCGGTCTCGGTTTCGGCCTGCAGGAGATTTTCGGTAACTTCGTCTCCGGCCTGATTATTCTGTTTGAGCGTCCGGTGCGTATCGGTGATACGGTCACGATCGGGACATTTTCCGGCACGGTCAGTAAAATCCGCATCCGCGCGACGACCATTACCGATTTCGACCGCAAAGAGGTAATCATCCCGAACAAGGCGTTTGTGACGGAGCGGCTTATCAACTGGTCACTGACCGATACCATCACTCGCGTGGTGATCCGCGTTGGTGTGGCGTATGGATCGGATCTGGATAAAGTGCGTGAGATCCTGCTGAAAGCGGCGATGGATCACCCGAAAGTAATGCACGATCCGGAGCCAGCGGTGTTCTTTACCACCTTTGGCGCAAGCTCGCTGGATCATGAACTGCGCCTTTACGTGCGTGAACTGCGCGATCGCAGCTACACCGTGGATGAGCTGAAC from the Cronobacter condimenti 1330 genome contains:
- the mscK gene encoding mechanosensitive channel MscK; its protein translation is MIMQHTTLSRRLASAVLFAVLLVLGTLSPLMAQAASSSSDVPSRADVQSQLDALGKQKMHSAQDKLTTEDLTATLETLDKIERIKQETTQLRQQVLQAPEKMRQATDNLNALQNQDSDEVVRQTLKSLSLRQLESRVASVLDDLQTAQNDLATFNSQLVSLQTQPERVQNAMYNASQQLQQIRNRLNGTAPGEEALRPSQQGLMLAQQALLNAQIEQQRKSLEGNTVLQDALQKQRDYTNTHINRLEHQLQLLQEAVNNKRLTLTEKTAQEAIAPEDASSIQTNPLVRQELEINHQLSQRLIDSTQSGNNLVQQNIRVKNWLDRALQSERNLKEQISVLKGSLLLSRILYQQQQTLPSADELEDMTNRIADLRLEQFEVNQQRDALFQSDAFVAKLEEGHKSDINDDVHDALLQVVDMRRELLDQLNKQLGNQLMMAINLQINQQQLMSVSTNLQEMLTQQIFWVNSNKPMDWEWVKAFPQALHGQLKAMKITFNWEKAWPAMLKALLAGLPLLLIAGLIRWRFRWMRQYLNKLAGEVGQLRNDSQLHTPKAILINLIRALPVCLIILAVGLILYVMQLNISDLLWAFSKELAMFWLVFGLCWRVLEKDGMAVSHFNMPATLTSHWRRQIVRVSLALLPLLFWSVLAELSPLHLMDDVLGQSMIFLNLLLITALVWPMGRDSWRDKESHTMRLVTVTVLSFVPIALLVLTATGYFYTTLRLAGRWIDTVYLVIIWNLLYQTVLRGLSVAARRIAYRRAVARRQNMVKEGAEGAEPVEETSLALDQVNQQTLRITMLVMFALFGVVFWAIWSDLITVFAYLDSIVLWHYNGTEAGAAVTKNVTLGSILFAGVAFMVAWALIRNLPGLLEVLVLSRLKMRQGASYAITTILNYVIIAAGAMTVFGSLGVSWDKLQWLAAALSVGLGFGLQEIFGNFVSGLIILFERPVRIGDTVTIGTFSGTVSKIRIRATTITDFDRKEVIIPNKAFVTERLINWSLTDTITRVVIRVGVAYGSDLDKVREILLKAAMDHPKVMHDPEPAVFFTTFGASSLDHELRLYVRELRDRSYTVDELNRTIDRLCRENDINIAFNQLEVHLHNNNGESHTEVKRDLRHDDGEASAVKA